The Thermodesulfovibrionales bacterium genomic sequence ATCAACCTGCGAGACCACATATTCAATTACATTTCTTGGATAGGGTCTGTATCCCCATAGGTTTGTCTCCCTTATCAGGGTCTGGAGCATAACATCAGGCATGAGTTCCCGGAGAATCCTTATTTCCTCAAAAGGACTTTCCCTCCTGTTCATTATTCCAACATGCCATCTGGCTCCACCGTGGCACTCTGCGCTGAAAAGACCCATCTGGTTGTAATAGGGAGCAAGGGTTTTAAGATCATAGATCCTAAGTCTGTTTTTGAAATCAGATTGACCTGCATCCCTCATACCTACAGAGACAAAGCAGACTCCGTTGAGATTCCTTAGAGACCTAACAATTTCTCTCGGTGACATCCCGGGTTTTACAAAGACATAGTTTTCATTGCTCTGAACTTTAGACTTTGGATTTTCAATCTTTCTCATCATCACATCCATGGCTGTGGTCCCAAAGCAGAAATCTCTGCCACGTATCTGGCTACCTTTAATGCCTCATCCTCTGAGGTTTTTTCTGTAAACATAGAAATAAGTTCATTCATATGCTCTTCAATAAACCTTGTCGAGAAATCCCCTTTTATGAAAGATGGATGTCTTATTATGCTTAAAAGTAATGGTGCAAGAGTCTTTATACCCTCTACCCTGAGACCTCTGCTCAGTGCCCTATCCATTACCCTTATTGCATCTTCTCTGTCAGCTCCAGCTGACATAAGAAGCATAAAAAGAGAATCATAATATGGTGGTATGTCTGCACCTTCATAAACTCCTGAAGAAATCCTTACACCAGGACCATGGGGTATCTCCAGTCTTGTGATTGTACCAAAGGAGGGACTGAATGTCTTTGGATCCTCTGCATTGAGTCTCACTTCAAGGGCCCATCTATTTGGATGGATATCCAATTGTTTAAAAGGTAATTTTTTATCCATAGCCACATCAAGCATAAGGCCGACAATATCAAGACCTGTAATTAGCTCAGTAACACCATGTTCAACCTGAAGTCTGGTATTCACCTCAAGAAAATAATATTTCTTTGTATTTGAATCAAAGATAAACTCAACAGTGCCTGCAGAGGTATAATTGATCTCCCTCATAAGTCTTAAAGCAGTAAAACATATCTCCTGTCTAAGGTTATCATCAAGTGTTGGTGAAGGAGCCTCCTCTATAATCTTCTGGTTTCTTCTCTGAATAGTACATTCCCTTTCGAAAAGATGCACAATATTTCCATGTCTGTCACCAATAACCTGTACCTCTATATGCCTTCCTCTTTCAATATATTTTTCCACAAGTATGGTATCATCACCAAAGGCCTTTTTTGCCTCTGAACGAGCCTGATTAAAGGCAAGTTCAAGCTGCTCTTCTCTTTCAACCTTTACCATACCCTTTCCACCGCCACCTGCAGCAGCCTTTATCATTATGGGAAATGCAACGCCTTCATCCTTCATCCACTTTTTAATGGTAGCAACATCTTTGACATCTGTAATACCAGGTATAGTGGGCACATTAGCCTTCTGGGCAATCTTTTTTGCACGTATCTTATCACCCATAAGTCTTATTACCTGGGGCTCTGGACCAATCCATATAAGTCCGGCATCTATAACCATCTGGGCAAAGTCAGGATTTTCAGCAAGAAAACCCCATCCCGGATGAACAGCATTTGAGCCACTTTTTAAAGCTGCCTCTATCATCTTCTCCATATTAAGGTAGGATTCAATAGGTGGAGCTTCACCTATATGGATCGCTGTATCAGCCATAAAGACATGGTGAGCTAATCTATCAGGTGTACTGTAAACAGCTGTGGTCGGTATCTTCCTGTCCCTGCAGGTTAGCATAACCCT encodes the following:
- a CDS encoding ATP-grasp domain-containing protein, yielding MPEIKKVLVANRGVPAVRVMLTCRDRKIPTTAVYSTPDRLAHHVFMADTAIHIGEAPPIESYLNMEKMIEAALKSGSNAVHPGWGFLAENPDFAQMVIDAGLIWIGPEPQVIRLMGDKIRAKKIAQKANVPTIPGITDVKDVATIKKWMKDEGVAFPIMIKAAAGGGGKGMVKVEREEQLELAFNQARSEAKKAFGDDTILVEKYIERGRHIEVQVIGDRHGNIVHLFERECTIQRRNQKIIEEAPSPTLDDNLRQEICFTALRLMREINYTSAGTVEFIFDSNTKKYYFLEVNTRLQVEHGVTELITGLDIVGLMLDVAMDKKLPFKQLDIHPNRWALEVRLNAEDPKTFSPSFGTITRLEIPHGPGVRISSGVYEGADIPPYYDSLFMLLMSAGADREDAIRVMDRALSRGLRVEGIKTLAPLLLSIIRHPSFIKGDFSTRFIEEHMNELISMFTEKTSEDEALKVARYVAEISALGPQPWM